In Erpetoichthys calabaricus chromosome 15, fErpCal1.3, whole genome shotgun sequence, one DNA window encodes the following:
- the mcph1 gene encoding microcephalin, translating to MSGRRSSSSSALTGVIAFVDVWSSKKNENYSKVFAEQLASLGATVSKTFNKQVTHVVFKDGHDSTWRKAQKSGVKLVSVLWVESCQESGRHVDEALYPAVNENERLVTAPKKRTHRCMQPKTLEERTPENDWRLKRKLEQMMKKLVSEKASTVDSILCFDADGSVAYSPRPQVLQMGDYMEQRLREMKEKRENLSPTASQMVDTPWSSLSPKQLPGHPKVLSDDEPSLALGDLDSSFHELFSFSKKSIKQLTSNARSGAIDPSSPQLITPPSTSSSHAEASRTSPLASGRKAGKQKRPARRRQREVGTASSPPLPGVGVTQNGGLQGLDEQPVKDRVRPPSLHTLDEGGINAEKPTLVPKQRANGGRKLFSPELELDICVPRGALPLLMETPTKPVSALPTKEDKPFEDYFSPLNAKVKGCQVKRISLAGMDPECFAFPPLERLPLREKRKRSTRNSGETTVAPKRKRSHVIGAGDQTAPGDLGQKGAPQRKADTASMVAPGGPSLPVCEEPEKPASVGCHMSDTDTFSDVLEGTTSTTSGTSAERPPPDVLCPSGRLHRDAAPSDVKGVDDDSEHCGGDSEKTMKTDRARKPKRTLVMTSMPSEKQSLVIQLVQSLGGFSIVDQVCESTTHVVAGCPRRTLNILLGMARGCWILSFEWVMWCLERGQWIPEEPYELADHFPAAPICRLQRHLSAGEYQQNLFADFPAIFISASSQPPSEQMAQLILLYGGKVCKTIRQAGLCIGGYKGKTPLGTRVLSEQWILDCITQHKKLPWDEYVLP from the exons ATGAGCGGCCgccgcagcagcagcagctccgCCCTCACAG gtGTCATTGCGTTTGTGGATGTCTGGTCCAGCAAGAAGAATGAGAACTACTCCAAGGTGTTTGCCGAGCAGCTCGCCAGTCTGGGTGCCACG GTGTCCAAGACTTTCAACAAGCAAGTGACCCACGTGGTGTTCAAAGACGGCCATGACAGCACATGGAGGAAAGCCCAAAAGAGTGGTGTGAAGCTCGTCTCAGTCCTCTGGGTGGAAAG TTGTCAAGAAAGCGGACGGCATGTTGACGAGGCCTTGTACCCTGCTGTGAATGAAAACGAGCGACTGGTCACCGCGCCAAAGAAGAGAACA CATCGCTGCATGCAGCCGAAGACTCTGGAAGAAAGAACGCCAGAAAATGACTGGCGGCTCAAGAGGAAGCTGGAGCAGATGATGAAGAAGCTGGTGAGCGAGAAGGCGTCCACAG TCGACTCCATCCTCTGCTTTGATGCGGACGGCTCAGTCGCCTACAGCCCGAGACCCCAAGTCCTCCAGATGGGCGACTACATGGAGCAGCGGCTCAGGGAGATGAAGGAGAAAAGGGAGAACCTCTCGCCAACAG CATCTCAGATGGTCGACACCCCCTGGTCGTCTTTGTCTCCTAAGCAGCTGCCTGGACATCCCAAGGTCCTGTCGGACGATGAACCTTCAC tGGCATTAGGTGACCTGGACTCGTCCTTCCATGAACTTTTCTCCTTTTCAAAGAAATCCATCAAGCAGCTGACCTCGAATGCCAGGAGTGGTGCCATTGACCCCTCGTCTCCACAGCTGATCACCCCACCCTCCACTTCCTCGAGTCACGCTGAGGCCTCCAGAACTTCACCCCTGGCCAGTGGGAGGAAGGCTGGCAAGCAAAAGAGGCCAGCGAGAAGGCGGCAGAGGGAAGTGGGCACTGCCAGTAGTCCACCCCTTCCAGGTGTGGGAGTGACACAAAATGGTGGCCTTCAGGGACTCGATGAGCAGCCAGTCAAGGACCGTGTGAGGCCCCCTTCTCTGCACACCTTGGATGAAGGTGGCATCAATGCTGAGAAGCCCACTTTGGTGCCCAAGCAGCGGGCAAATGGGGGGCGAAAGTTGTTTTCGCCAGAGCTCGAGTTGGACATCTGTGTGCCCAGGGGGGCACTGCCTCTGCTGATGGAGACGCCTACAAAGCCGGTGAGCGCCTTGCCCACCAAGGAGGACAAGCCCTTTGAAGATTACTTTTCTCCTCTGAACGCGAAGGTCAAAGGCTGCCAAGTCAAGCGGATTTCGCTCGCGGGCATGGACCCCGAATGTTTTGCCTTTCCTCCTTTGGAGAGGCTGCCCTTACGAGAGAAGCGGAAAAGATCGACGAGGAATTCCGGGGAGACGACTGTGGCCCCTAAACGAAAGAGGAGTCATGTGATTGGGGCGGGCGACCAGACCGCTCCTGGAGACCTTGGACAGAAAGGTGCCCCACAAAGGAAAGCAGACACTGCGTCCATGGTAGCCCCCGGCGGTCCGAGCCTCCCAGTGTGTGAGGAGCCAGAGAAGCCAGCTAGTGTAGGGTGCCACATGTCTGACACAGACACCTTCTCTGATGTATTGGAGGGGACAACGAGCACCACAAGTGGCACTAGTGCTGAAAGACCACCGCCCGACGTGCTGTGCCCAAGTGGCAGGTTACACCGTGATGCAGCGCCCTCTGATGTCAAAg GTGTTGACGACGACAGCGAGCACTGCGGAGGTGACAGCGAGAAGACCATGAAGACGGACCGAGCGAGGAAG CCCAAGAGGACGCTGGTGATGACGAGCATGCCCTCTGA GAAGCAGAGTCTGGTCATCCAGCTGGTCCAGTCCCTCGGCGGCTTCTCCATCGTGGACCAAGTCTGTGAGAGCACGACGCATGTGGTGGCCGGCTGCCCTCGACGCACGCTCAACATCCTGCTGGGCATGGCCCGCGGCTGCTGGATCCTCTCCTTTGAGTGG GTCATGTGGTGTCTGGAACGCGGCCAGTGGATCCCCGAGGAGCCGTACGAGCTGGCGGACCACTTCCCTGCTGCTCCC ATATGCCGACTGCAGCGCCACCTCTCAGCAGGAGAATACCAACAGAATTTGTTTGCAGATTTTCCTGCGATCTTCATTTCTGCGTCCAGCCAGCCGCCCTCAGAGCAGATGGCACAACTGATTCTGCTTTACGGGGGTAAAGTGTGCAAAACCATCAGGCAAGCGGGGCTGTGCATCGGGGGCTACAAGGGGAAGACGCCGCTGGGCACAAGGGTTCTGTCAGAGCAGTGGATCCTGG ACTGCATCACCCAGCACAAGAAGCTTCCGTGGGACGAGTATGTGCTGCCCTAG
- the angpt2a gene encoding angiopoietin-2a: MVPAWLACFLVFTSSVTAEDSSKRRYQIQNGPCSYTFLLPEVDNCYPATDAQSEEPEDYEDSVHKLEQLEVIMNNNTQWLLKLEAYIQERLKEDMARVQQQVASNHTPTMSDVGASLLSHTAEQTRKLRDMENQVINQTARLQLQLLENTASTAKLEGQVRAQTGEISKLHEKNSFLEKRITEMEATRLAELKILRGEKEQLQELVVRQTTIIGDLEKQLLTATFNKSALQQQQHDMIQTVNSLIQMISDQNARMPAGPDMANAYKDCAEIQKLGKSSGVYSLSLPNSTEEVQAYCDMDTDGGGWTVIQRRQDGKVDFQRTWKEYKKGFGDPAGEHWLGNEFVAQLTNLQPYALRVQLRDWEGNEAFSLYQNFYLDGEAQNYRIHFKGYSGTAGKISSLSQPGSDFSTKDVDNDKCICKCAQLTTGGWWFDACGPSNLNGLYYRAGQNTNRFNGIKWYYWKGSGYSLQSSTMMIRPASGR; the protein is encoded by the exons ATGGTCCCTGCGTGGCTCGCGTGTTTCCTCGTCTTCACTTCCAGCGTGACAGCTGAAGACTCGAGTAAGAGACGGTATCAGATCCAGAACGGGCCGTGCAGCTACACCTTCCTTTTACCGGAGGTGGACAACTGCTACCCTGCCACCGACGCGCAAAGTGAGGAGCCCGAGGACTACGAGGATTCGGTGCACAAGCTGGAGCAGCTGGAGGTCATCATGAACAACAACACGCAGTGGCTGCTGAAG CTGGAGGCCTACATCCAGGAGCGGCTGAAGGAGGACATGGCGAGGGTCCAGCAGCAGGTGGCATCCAACCACACGCCCACCATGAGTGACGTCGGTGCCAGCCTCCTGAGTCACACCGCAGAGCAGACTCGCAAATTAAGGGACATGGAGAATCAG GTCATCAATCAGACGGCGAGGCTTCAGCTTCAGCTGCTGGAGAACACGGCGTCCACCGCCAAACTCGAAGGACAAGTGCGGGCACAGACTGGCGAGATCTCAAAGCTCCACGAAAAGAACAG ttttctAGAGAAGAGAATCACCGAGATGGAGGCGACCCGCCTGGCAGAGCTGAAAATCCTGAGGGGCGAGAAGGAGCAGCTGCAGGAGCTGGTGGTGCGGCAGACCACCATCATCGGCGACCTCGAGAAGCAGCTGCTGACGGCGACCTTCAACAAGTCGGCGCTACAGCAACAGCAGCACGACATGATCCAGACGGTCAACAGCCTCATCCAGATGATATCGGACCAGAACG CACGGATGCCCGCAGGCCCTGACATGGCAAATGCTTACAAGGACTGCGCCGAGATCCAGAAACTGGGCAAGAGCAGCGGCGTCTACTCGTTGAGCCTTCCCAACAGCACGGAGGAAGTGCAG GCGTACTGTGACATGGACACGGACGGCGGCGGGTGGACTGTCATCCAACGTCGCCAGGACGGGAAGGTGGACTTTCAACGGACGTGGAAGGAGTACAAGAAG GGCTTTGGTGACCCGGCCGGAGAGCACTGGCTAGGAAACGAGTTTGTGGCTCAGCTGACGAACCTGCAGCCCTACGCCCTGAGGGTCCAGCTGAGGGACTGGGAGGGCAACGAGGCCTTCTCGCTCTACCAAAACTTCTACCTGGACGGCGAAGCCCAGAACTACAG GATTCACTTCAAAGGCTACAGCGGGACGGCGGGCAAAATCAGCAGCCTGAGCCAACCGGGAAGCGACTTCAGCACGAAGGATGTGGACAATGACAAGTGCATCTGCAAGTGTGCCCAGCTGACCACAGGCG GCTGGTGGTTTGATGCTTGCGGCCCGTCCAACCTCAATGGCTTGTACTACCGAGCCGGGCAGAACACCAACCGCTTCAATGGCATCAAGTGGTACTACTGGAAGGGCTCGGGCTACTCCCTGCAGTCCAGCACCATGATGATCAGGCCGGCCAGCGGGCGATAG